The Argopecten irradians isolate NY chromosome 6, Ai_NY, whole genome shotgun sequence genome has a window encoding:
- the LOC138325331 gene encoding uncharacterized protein isoform X9, translating to MDGCVWLLCFLSAVQVSYTSVNTSRMPTIKTTRQSSNHNGATSSVKAVDGCRNQKFAGGCCSHTLVRNHIKQAWWQIDLGGQVVIERIEIIYRDDGDGSQQKGRFGGFQVFVSNTSTRTSGDRCYEDPTSVQGSMDLTPTISSCTGSTQYLTIYVDRRTRTQAWYSTTAILELCEVEVYGCPLGMYGQGNCDSSCLNTCVNGYCDPTTGYCQYCAQGAYRFGSLCTPCPDNCSNRTCDVDSGGCQGCKAGYYGTICDLICPDNCRDHRCNQHLRTCEGCSPGYHGTYCNLSCPDNCMDAKCNQFSRTCEGCTPGYHGTYCDLPCPDDCMDSRCNQSTGVCEGCVTGYHGNMCNLTCPENCKDKKCSQTAGICEGCTPGNHGTYCDLPCPGNCMYSQCDQSTGVCEGCVSGYHGNMCNLTCPENCKDKKCSQTAGICEDCEDGFFGPFCMTCSVSCVNVCNTTSGNCSPCRNGFFGQQCNTTCPNNCVNNTCIQDNGECLACKTGFHGDRCDRNCSSSCQDSVCNKTTGICTDCVAGLYTDACNESCPINCGSSVCDRYSRECSDGCNRGFYGRLCNQSCPSKCRDSQCYQDTGICEDGCNRGFYGRLCNQSCPSKCRDSQCYQDTGICEECSPGYYSSKCNDSCPDNCKDNRCYQDTGECLACKDGFHGLDCNNTCGNCRRSSCSMSNGTCECTDGWGGDTCLTRIAIQSSSDSQTGLYAGAAGGAVVGILLAVIVTIVIIKRRKAPPNKEKNNSPNDKMSSKFLDVTSSSTTSKQAIENDNQPKETNAVGDTEVSGQVYINMQDVKLTVDDDVTYTNSDSFGIPIIELQSLIDKKKTNKAAAFQEEFKNFPMGAVYPHEAGKQLSNKKRNRFKTTFPYDHSRVILEMIGNDVDTTYINANYIDGVDLNKVYIASQGPKDNTTDDFWRMVWQVSSGKIVMLTNLIEGGIRKCHQYWPDEGEPLSTSTFQLTLDSERTYAFYVIRDVTVLKKKTREERQIQQFHFISWPDHGTPNSLELVLFHRRVTSYMTQLSGQMIVHCSAGLGRTGTFIALDALLTQGKRTERVDIPRYVRAMRKDRMNMIQNYEQYIALHELLVEGFNLQESNISRSNFPKVLATMCPKNTPANQTKSHQEFKALLNFKPSYSPRCFKAAMLKENKSKNRKLDILPADQFRVFLQSQPANRTDYINAISVQSHTSKSAYLMTQFPMEDTIGDFWTMVFDYRCESIVVLGQPTEGNWLEGDSTTSNFSFTKLNERSMDANLTISDYHVTGERQSTETTVRLFSLMLWSGDKLLPPSDSSLLQLLELVDGRRRSNNETPVIVMCRDGCTQSGLFCCVSNARDQMKLDGEVDIFQTARQLKQRRPESLEDIEQYQYCYDFIGQYLDSTDVYIN from the exons ATGGATGGGTGTGTGTGGCTCCTGTGTTTTCTATCTGCAGTGCAGGTGTCTTACACGTCAg TAAACACAAGCCGGATGCCAACAATCAAGACAACAAGGCAAAGTTCGAATCACAATGGAGCAACTTCTAGTGTCAAAGCTGTGGACGGATGTAGAAATCAGAAATTTGCCGGTGGTTGTTGTTCACATACACTTGTAAGAAATCACATAAAGCAGGCTTGGTGGCAGATAGATCTAGGTGGTCAGGTCGTTATTGAAAGAATCGAGATAATTTACAGAG ATGATGGTGATGGCAGCCAGCAGAAAGGGCGATTTGGTGGGTTTCAAGTATTTGTGTCAAACACGTCTACCAGAACAAGCGGTGATAGATGTTATGAAGACCCAACTTCTGTACAAGGCTCTATGGACCTCACTCCGACCATCTCATCCTGTACAGGCAGCACTCAGTACCTGACGATCTACGTGGACCGGCGAACTCGAACCCAAGCATGGTATTCTACTACTGCTATATTGGAGCTTTGTGAAGTCGAAGTGTATG GTTGTCCACTGGGGATGTATGGTCAAGGCAATTGCGATTCATCCTGCCTAAACACTTGTGTCAACGGCTACTGCGACCCTACCACTGGCTACTGTCAAT ACTGTGCCCAAGGAGCCTATAGATTTGGATCTCTGTGTACACCATGTCCTGATAACTGCTCCAACCGTACGTGTGATGTGGATTCTGGTGGTTGTCAAG GCTGTAAGGCCGGGTATTATGGTACCATTTGTGACTTAATATGCCCGGACAACTGCAGGGATCACAGGTGCAACCAACACTTAAGAACATGTGAAG GTTGTAGCCCTGGCTATCACGGTACGTACTGTAACCTGTCGTGCCCGGATAACTGTATGGATGCTAAATGTAATCAGTTCTCAAGGACATGTGAAG GTTGCACCCCTGGCTATCATGGTACCTACTGTGACTTACCGTGTCCTGATGACTGTATGGATAGTCGATGTAACCAGTCGACAGGAGTCTGCGAAG GTTGCGTAACTGGGTACCATGGTAACATGTGTAATCTTACATGTCCAGAGAACTGTAAAGACAAGAAATGTTCTCAGACAGCAGGGATATGTGAAG GTTGCACTCCTGGCAATCATGGTACCTACTGTGACTTACCGTGTCCTGGTAACTGTATGTATAGTCAATGTGACCAGTCGACAGGAGTCTGCGAAG gTTGCGTATCTGGATACCATGGTAACATGTGTAATCTTACATGTCCAGAGAACTGTAAAGACAAGAAATGTTCTCAGACAGCAGGGATATGTGAAG ATTGTGAAGACGGTTTCTTTGGTCCGTTCTGTATGACCTGCTCTGTTAGTTGTGTCAATGTTTGTAACACAACATCGGGAAACTGTAGTC CGTGCAGAAATGGCTTCTTTGGTCAGCAGTGTAATACGACGTGTCCAAATAACTGTGTAAACAACACGTGCATACAGGACAATGGAGAATGCTTAg CGTGTAAAACAGGATTCCACGGTGATAGGTGTGACAGAAATTGTTCATCAAGTTGCCAAGATAGCGTATGTAATAAAACCACTGGTATATGCACAG ATTGTGTGGCTGGACTATATACAGACGCGTGTAACGAGTCTTGTCCTATCAACTGTGGGAGTTCAGTGTGTGACCGGTATAGCAGAGAATGCTCAG ATGGATGTAATCGTGGATTCTATGGCAGACTTTGTAACCAATCATGTCCTTCCAAGTGTAGGGACAGTCAATGTTATCAGGATACTGGCATCTGTGAAG ATGGATGTAATCGTGGATTTTATGGCAGACTTTGTAACCAATCATGTCCTTCCAAGTGTAGGGACAGTCAATGTTATCAGGATACAGGCATCTGTGAAG AGTGTAGCCCTGGATACTATTCAAGTAAATGTAACGATTCCTGTCCTGACAACTGTAAAGACAATCGCTGTTATCAAGACACCGGAGAATGTTTGG CTTGTAAAGATGGATTCCACGGGTTAGATTGCAATAACACATGTGGTAACTGCAGACGCTCGTCATGCAGCATGTCAAATGGAACATGTGAATGTACCGATGGCTGGGGAGGAGATACGTGTCTTAcaa GAATTGCCATCCAATCGTCGTCAGATAGCCAGACAGGACTGTACGCAGGTGCGGCTGGAGGAGCAGTTGTTGGTATCCTACTTGCTGTTATAGTGACGATCGTCATTATAAAAAg AAGAAAAGCACCaccaaacaaagaaaaaaataattcaccAAATGACAAGATGTCATCGAAATTCCTCGATGTCACTTCATCATCAACAACCTCAAAACAAGCAATAGAAAATGACAATCAACCAAAAGAGACGAATGCCGTAG GTGATACAGAAGTGAGTGGACAGGTCTATATAAACATGCAGGACGTCAAACTAACTGTAGATGATGACGTCACATACACCAATTCGGATTCTTTTGGGATACCTATAATTGAACTACAATCTCTCATCGACAAGAAAAAAACGAATAAGGCCGCGGCATTTCAGGAGGAGTTCAAG aatttcccaatgGGAGCTGTTTATCCTCACGAAGCTGGCAAACAGTTATCTAACAAGAAACGCAATAGGTTTAAAACAACATTCCCGT ACGACCATTCAAGGGTCATTTTGGAAATGATCGGAAATGACGTTGATACGACCTACATTAATGCAAATTATATCGAT GGTGTGGATTTAAACAAGGTGTATATCGCCAGTCAAG GACCAAAAGACAACACCACAGATGACTTTTGGAGAATGGTGTGGCAGGTCAGCTCAGGCAAAATCGTAATGCTGACGAACCTCATCGAAGGTGGCATC CGTAAATGTCATCAATATTGGCCTGATGAAGGAGAGCCACTTTCCACATCAACATTCCAGCTTACACTTGACAGCGAAAGAACATATGCTTTCTACGTTATTCGTGACGTCACAGTCCTTAAAAAGAAG ACGAGAGAGGAGAGGCAGATACAACAGTTCCATTTCATCTCCTGGCCAGACCATGGTACTCCTAATTCACTTGAACTTGTACTATTCCATCgccgtgtgacgtcatatatgACACAGCTGAGTGGACAGATGATAGTCCATTGCAG TGCTGGTTTAGGACGAACTGGAACGTTCATTGCATTGGATGCTCTTCTTACTCAAGGCAAGAGAACCGAACGGGTGGACATTCCGAGATACGTTAGGGCAATGCGAAAGGACAGAATGAATATGATCCAAAATTAC GAACAGTACATTGCCCTCCACGAATTATTGGTAGAAGGATTCAATCTACAAGAATCAAACATTTCCCGATCAAATTTTCCTAAAGTTTTGGCTACAATGTGTCCAAAGAATACACCAGCCAATCAGACAAAGAGTCACCAGGAATTTAAG GCATTGCTCAACTTCAAACCAAGTTACTCACCACGTTGCTTCAAAGCAGCAAtgttgaaagaaaacaaaagcaaGAACAGGAAACTGGATATATTACCGg CTGACCAGTTCAGAGTTTTTCTTCAGTCCCAGCCGGCTAATAGGACAGATTATATCAACGCAATaagtgtacag tCGCACACATCCAAGTCAGCGTACTTGATGACACAGTTCCCTATGGAGGATACAATAGGAGACTTCTGGACAATGGTatttgattacaggtgtgagAGTATTGTGGTTCTAGGACAGCCAACTGAA GGAAATTGGTTGGAAGGAGACTCCACAACatcaaatttttcatttacaaaGCTGAATGAACGATCGATGGATGCTAATTTGACAATTTCGGATTACCATGTAACTGGAGAG AGGCAAAGTACTGAAACAACGGTACGGCTGTTTAGCTTGATGCTTTGGTCTGGCGATAAATTACTGCCTCCCTCCGACTCCTCTCTCCTCCAACTCCTGGAACTGGTAGACGGTAGGCGACGGTCAAACAATGAAACACCCGTGATCGTCATGTGTCG TGACGGGTGTACACAGAGCGGACTGTTCTGTTGTGTATCTAACGCCAGGGACCAGATGAAGCTGGATGGAGAAGTAGACATATTCCAAACGGCACGTCAGTTGAAACAACGACGACCGGAGTCACTGGAAGACATT GAACAGTACCAGTACTGCTACGACTTCATTGGACAGTACCTGGACTCGACAGATGTGTATATCAATTGA